In Gimesia benthica, a single window of DNA contains:
- a CDS encoding PA14 domain-containing protein: MKLSQRIPSSWIRGILPLLAFLSLIFFCSLSQTRLVAEEIDPEEDDYPPGLLATYKAGGKEIQRIDADIAFDWGKQAPLPQLPDGNFTADWTSLILVKQPGEYQLSAYLVGEVKVEIDGKTVLEGKRETPGWIVGPKYEQNFGEFELQVSYKKTAPEARLQLFWSSNLFGLEPIQSNILYREAGSPEVAQIWRGRTHFDAHRCNRCHQRSGQATSPAAPDLTHVTTALNPEWLVRKIQNDDAIAAHAKMPFFGFNQQEAESIAAYLYANAKNASLKKIPAPKKDKKQRKRPPAMKNSGPAKS, translated from the coding sequence ATGAAGCTCAGCCAGCGCATCCCTTCATCCTGGATCAGGGGCATTCTGCCCCTGTTGGCATTTCTATCCCTCATCTTTTTCTGCTCGCTCAGTCAGACACGTCTGGTCGCAGAAGAAATTGATCCCGAAGAAGACGACTACCCGCCCGGGTTGCTGGCCACCTACAAAGCCGGCGGAAAAGAGATTCAACGGATCGATGCGGATATCGCCTTCGACTGGGGCAAACAGGCGCCGCTGCCACAACTGCCAGATGGAAACTTCACTGCTGACTGGACCAGTCTGATCCTGGTCAAGCAACCCGGCGAATATCAGCTCTCCGCGTACCTCGTCGGCGAAGTCAAAGTTGAAATCGACGGAAAGACCGTCCTGGAAGGCAAACGCGAAACACCCGGCTGGATTGTCGGTCCCAAATACGAGCAGAACTTCGGCGAATTCGAACTGCAGGTCTCCTATAAAAAAACGGCTCCCGAGGCCCGCCTGCAACTGTTCTGGTCTTCGAACCTGTTTGGTCTCGAACCGATTCAGTCCAACATTCTTTACCGGGAAGCAGGCAGCCCCGAGGTCGCACAGATCTGGCGGGGACGCACGCACTTCGACGCGCATCGCTGCAACCGCTGTCACCAGCGCTCAGGTCAGGCCACCAGCCCCGCTGCCCCCGATCTGACGCACGTCACCACCGCCCTCAATCCCGAATGGCTCGTCCGCAAAATTCAAAACGACGATGCCATCGCTGCCCATGCCAAAATGCCTTTCTTCGGCTTCAACCAGCAAGAAGCCGAATCCATCGCCGCCTATCTTTATGCGAATGCGAAAAACGCGTCGCTGAAAAAGATTCCGGCTCCGAAGAAAGATAAAAAACAAAGAAAGCGCCCACCCGCGATGAAGAACAGCGGGCCGGCGAAATCCTGA
- a CDS encoding SMP-30/gluconolactonase/LRE family protein, which translates to MRNILNWSAALLALIITAAPLQADPIPGVGPVSDPVKVFSDFKFTEGPAFDLKGNLYFTDIPANRIYKVDTDGKLSVFLEPSNHCNGLMLDGSGKLLACEMDGRLVSINLKNKKVTPLVSEYEGKRFNAPNDVVVDSTGGIYFTDPHFRAPEPLPQGTVAVYYRSADGKVSRIIDDIKAPNGVILSPDEKTLYIIPSMQKEMMAYPVTAPGKIGKGRVFCTLKQAEGYKEPGSGGDGLTIDTNGNLYITTGLGLQVFSPEGKLLGIIDVPEKPANVTFGGKDNSSLFITARTSLYRVDTQAQGHRFPGK; encoded by the coding sequence ATGAGAAACATACTGAACTGGTCCGCCGCTCTGCTCGCGTTGATCATCACCGCAGCCCCTCTGCAGGCCGATCCGATCCCCGGCGTCGGTCCGGTAAGCGACCCCGTCAAAGTCTTTTCTGATTTCAAATTCACCGAAGGTCCCGCCTTCGACCTCAAAGGCAACCTCTACTTCACCGATATCCCCGCCAACCGGATCTACAAAGTCGATACCGATGGCAAACTCAGCGTCTTTCTGGAACCCTCCAATCACTGCAACGGCCTGATGCTCGATGGCTCCGGCAAACTGCTGGCCTGTGAAATGGATGGCCGCCTGGTCAGCATTAATCTGAAAAACAAGAAAGTGACGCCGCTGGTCTCCGAATATGAAGGCAAACGCTTCAACGCACCGAATGATGTCGTGGTAGACAGTACAGGTGGTATCTACTTCACCGACCCGCATTTCCGCGCCCCCGAACCCCTGCCACAGGGAACCGTCGCCGTCTACTATCGTTCCGCTGACGGCAAGGTGAGTCGGATCATCGACGATATCAAAGCCCCTAACGGCGTGATTCTCTCTCCGGATGAAAAAACGCTATATATCATCCCCAGTATGCAGAAGGAGATGATGGCGTACCCCGTGACCGCTCCCGGCAAAATTGGCAAAGGCCGCGTATTCTGCACGCTGAAGCAGGCCGAAGGCTACAAAGAACCGGGCAGTGGAGGTGATGGCCTGACCATCGATACCAACGGGAATCTTTATATCACAACCGGTCTGGGCCTGCAGGTCTTCTCACCAGAGGGGAAACTGCTGGGCATCATCGATGTCCCGGAAAAGCCGGCCAACGTCACTTTCGGCGGCAAAGACAACTCAAGCCTGTTCATTACCGCACGCACTTCGCTGTACCGGGTCGATACACAGGCCCAGGGGCACCGGTTCCCGGGAAAATAA
- a CDS encoding PadR family transcriptional regulator produces the protein MNPQLFAGTLEMLILELVSEGPTYGYEITQQVTNRSAQEFELKEGSLYPALHKLQRKKLLKSFWREVDGRRRKYYELTTQGQKVLNEKRQEWKQFSSAVDRILGAESGLA, from the coding sequence ATGAATCCTCAGTTATTTGCAGGCACGCTGGAGATGCTCATTCTGGAACTGGTTTCCGAGGGGCCCACGTATGGTTACGAAATTACGCAACAGGTGACGAATCGATCGGCTCAGGAGTTTGAGCTGAAAGAGGGGAGCCTGTATCCAGCGTTGCACAAGTTGCAGCGGAAGAAGCTGCTGAAATCATTCTGGCGTGAAGTCGATGGTCGTCGGCGCAAGTATTACGAGCTGACGACGCAGGGGCAGAAGGTTCTGAACGAGAAGCGTCAGGAGTGGAAACAGTTCTCATCCGCCGTAGACCGGATTCTGGGAGCAGAAAGTGGCCTGGCCTGA
- the odhB gene encoding 2-oxoglutarate dehydrogenase complex dihydrolipoyllysine-residue succinyltransferase: protein MSVEIKVPSVGESITEVQIGAWHAEQGKWVAQDSEIVELETDKATFDVPAPLDGIIVEILKKTGEMASVGEVIGYLEEAERPADQAAPAPEKSPEKAAAAPAPKAEAPAHAGGGSDDRVMPAAARVMAEKGLSPADVTGTGPGGRILKEDVLAHQGGAASGNGAFREEEIVPMSPIRKKIAERLVEAQTNAALLTTFNEVDMSSVMELRSQYKDLFLKKYDVKLGFMSFFVKAVVDGLSQFPQINAEIRGTDLVFRNYYDIGIAVGGGKGLVVPVMRNAERLSFAEIELKINDFGQRARANKISLDELQGGTFTITNGGVYGSLLSTPIVNPPQSGVLGMHGIQERPIAVNGQVVIRPMMYIALTYDHRVVDGREAVVFLKRVKEALEEPARMLMEI, encoded by the coding sequence ATGTCTGTTGAAATTAAGGTCCCCTCAGTCGGGGAATCCATCACCGAAGTCCAGATTGGTGCCTGGCATGCGGAACAAGGCAAATGGGTCGCTCAAGACAGTGAAATCGTTGAGCTCGAAACCGATAAAGCCACCTTCGATGTGCCGGCCCCCCTCGATGGGATCATCGTCGAAATCCTGAAGAAAACCGGCGAGATGGCTTCCGTAGGCGAAGTCATCGGCTACCTCGAAGAAGCCGAACGCCCTGCAGACCAGGCCGCTCCTGCTCCCGAAAAGAGCCCCGAGAAAGCAGCCGCCGCTCCCGCCCCCAAAGCGGAAGCCCCTGCACACGCCGGCGGCGGTTCGGATGATCGGGTCATGCCGGCAGCCGCCCGCGTCATGGCAGAAAAGGGACTCTCCCCGGCAGACGTCACCGGCACCGGACCAGGTGGCCGGATTCTGAAAGAAGATGTCCTCGCTCACCAGGGTGGTGCTGCCTCCGGCAACGGTGCCTTCCGCGAAGAAGAAATCGTCCCCATGAGCCCCATCCGCAAGAAGATCGCGGAACGGCTCGTCGAAGCCCAGACCAACGCAGCCCTGCTGACGACCTTCAACGAAGTCGACATGTCTTCCGTCATGGAACTGCGGTCACAATACAAAGACCTGTTCCTCAAGAAATACGACGTGAAGCTCGGCTTCATGTCCTTCTTCGTCAAAGCAGTCGTCGACGGCCTGAGCCAGTTCCCGCAGATCAATGCTGAGATCCGCGGTACCGACCTGGTCTTCCGCAACTATTACGACATCGGAATTGCTGTCGGCGGTGGAAAAGGCTTGGTCGTTCCCGTCATGCGGAACGCAGAACGTCTCAGCTTCGCTGAAATCGAACTCAAGATCAACGACTTCGGCCAGCGAGCCCGGGCTAACAAAATCAGCCTGGATGAACTCCAGGGCGGTACCTTCACCATCACCAACGGTGGTGTTTATGGCTCGCTGCTCTCCACACCGATCGTCAATCCGCCGCAGAGCGGCGTGCTCGGTATGCACGGCATCCAGGAACGGCCTATCGCCGTGAATGGTCAGGTTGTGATTCGGCCCATGATGTACATCGCGCTCACCTACGATCATCGTGTCGTCGACGGCCGGGAAGCAGTCGTCTTCCTCAAGCGGGTCAAAGAAGCACTCGAAGAACCCGCTCGCATGCTGATGGAAATCTGA
- a CDS encoding DUF7133 domain-containing protein: MHSVGCLACHTIDGKGNQQPFSGGDLSSIGDKRNETWLFNWLSDPAKLNKDHRMPVVKLSTDERRQLAYALAALKQAKLSTGQKPTSDKQSIAAGQKLIAQARCAACHTIPGIEKPNLQISDLTKPVTNWNNSCLAETPDLKQGRPAYRTIDRDAVKAYLAASYNSPSPENEFDRGRYVLEQRNCIYCHERDRHEGITQIAGQMAKFDPALAGQSEAMIPPALTAVGDKLKHEALAEAVSGQQKTLRMPWLRVRMPRFEHTEADKQALLGYLVSHDRVPDDGPRQPGFMVESLEKDRAQLLIAGQTITGAKGFSCISCHELGDYKPRNVALGTRGSNLLMLGKRMRKEYFLRWVHNPLRIVPGMEMPALKKSVPKVLGGDINRQLDAIWLGLNDPQFKVPTNPSVVEQFFTVAAGEPARIVRDVFTNPKETGGGYVPRAFAVGFDNGHNMLFDLDQFSLVQWTLGDLARQRTEGKSWYWDMAGTPIVTGYNRGFEFVLAKAGKEPLQVVYPHLENGSAGTLRSYDSQGNRITLNYELNFKIGDQIQTVAVTETFEPLRGQDKGSGWQRDIKATNLPTGYDLYVGRPRFSKSIGSPTISDLTRPDEKWLHISDNYSHEYIKATGGKQDRVALTLNYLCELKVDGLDVKIKPEPNQTLEKVTSAPGFDGVRLPLDRGIMPTAMAWRNDGTLIFTSLKGDVYLAKDTNGDGVEDEMTLFEEGLSAPFGIVADGSDIIVSHKPEVLRLSDTDGDGRADKRTIVASGWGFNDNYHDWASGCIRDSKGNLYIGLGSDYAQMKRPDDQIHWRGKILKITYNGNIEVLGHAFRYPTGLAINSKDEIFISDQQGVQNTFNEINFLIPGKAYGVPSQSDLRNKENLEETRAAIQVPHPWTRSVNGLTCIPKQFSYASLFDHGLGCEYNNRFLIRFTQQKVGDSVQGATYYFTRADIPPDEFNFTGPMSVAVSPQGDIYVGSIHDSGWLGGRNTGSIVKLTPNGNLPNGIKELRATADGFELEFFSPVDAKKAADKEAYTIAGYTRVWSGSYASPDSGRYKVEVEGVTLSDDHKTVRLKVNELKEKFVYEVNCQQIGTGDEKLFPVTGHYSMNRIPE, from the coding sequence ATGCATTCAGTCGGCTGTCTGGCCTGCCACACCATTGACGGCAAAGGCAATCAGCAGCCCTTCAGTGGCGGCGACTTGAGCAGCATCGGCGATAAACGTAACGAAACCTGGCTCTTCAACTGGCTCTCCGATCCCGCGAAGCTCAACAAAGATCATCGCATGCCGGTCGTCAAACTCAGTACCGACGAACGCCGACAGCTCGCATACGCCCTCGCGGCCCTCAAACAGGCCAAGCTGTCCACGGGCCAAAAACCGACCAGCGATAAACAAAGCATCGCCGCGGGTCAGAAACTGATCGCCCAGGCCCGCTGCGCCGCCTGCCACACGATCCCCGGCATCGAAAAACCGAACCTGCAGATTTCCGATCTCACCAAACCGGTCACCAACTGGAACAACAGCTGCCTGGCCGAAACACCCGATCTCAAACAGGGACGCCCCGCTTACCGCACCATCGATCGTGACGCCGTCAAAGCCTATCTCGCCGCCAGCTATAATTCTCCCTCGCCGGAGAATGAATTCGATCGCGGTCGCTACGTTCTCGAACAGCGGAACTGCATCTATTGTCACGAACGGGACCGGCACGAAGGCATCACCCAGATCGCCGGTCAGATGGCCAAGTTCGATCCTGCCCTGGCCGGACAGAGCGAAGCCATGATTCCCCCCGCCCTGACTGCAGTCGGCGATAAACTCAAACATGAAGCCCTGGCCGAAGCGGTCAGCGGTCAACAGAAGACGCTCCGCATGCCCTGGCTCCGCGTTCGCATGCCCCGTTTCGAACATACCGAGGCCGACAAACAGGCCCTGCTCGGCTACCTGGTCTCGCACGACCGTGTTCCCGACGATGGCCCCCGGCAGCCCGGATTCATGGTCGAATCGTTAGAAAAGGACCGTGCACAACTCCTGATCGCCGGTCAGACCATCACCGGCGCCAAAGGCTTCAGCTGTATCTCCTGTCACGAACTGGGCGACTACAAACCCCGCAACGTGGCCCTGGGAACCCGCGGTTCGAACCTGCTCATGCTGGGCAAACGCATGCGGAAAGAATACTTCCTCCGCTGGGTCCACAACCCGCTGCGTATCGTCCCCGGCATGGAAATGCCCGCCCTCAAGAAGAGCGTCCCCAAAGTCCTGGGCGGTGACATCAACCGTCAGCTGGACGCCATCTGGCTTGGCTTGAATGATCCTCAATTCAAAGTGCCCACGAACCCCTCCGTCGTGGAACAGTTCTTTACCGTCGCTGCCGGCGAGCCCGCACGGATCGTCCGCGATGTCTTCACCAATCCCAAAGAGACCGGCGGCGGATACGTGCCCCGCGCCTTTGCAGTCGGCTTTGACAACGGCCATAACATGCTGTTCGACCTCGATCAGTTCTCGCTTGTCCAATGGACGCTCGGCGATCTGGCCCGCCAGCGCACCGAAGGCAAAAGCTGGTACTGGGACATGGCAGGCACACCGATTGTCACCGGCTATAACCGCGGATTCGAATTCGTCCTCGCCAAAGCCGGCAAGGAACCGCTGCAGGTCGTCTACCCGCATCTCGAAAACGGCAGTGCCGGCACCCTCCGCAGCTATGACTCGCAGGGTAACCGGATCACGCTCAACTACGAACTCAATTTCAAAATCGGTGACCAGATCCAGACGGTCGCCGTCACCGAAACCTTCGAGCCGCTCCGCGGACAGGACAAGGGATCCGGCTGGCAACGGGACATTAAAGCCACGAACCTGCCCACCGGTTATGATCTTTACGTCGGTCGTCCCCGCTTCTCGAAAAGTATCGGCAGCCCGACCATCAGCGATCTCACCCGCCCCGATGAGAAGTGGCTGCACATCTCCGATAATTATTCGCACGAATATATCAAAGCGACCGGCGGAAAACAGGACCGCGTTGCGCTGACACTCAACTACCTCTGCGAACTCAAAGTCGACGGCCTCGACGTCAAAATCAAACCCGAACCCAACCAGACGCTGGAAAAAGTTACCAGCGCTCCCGGCTTCGACGGCGTGCGACTCCCCCTCGATCGGGGCATCATGCCAACCGCGATGGCCTGGCGCAACGATGGAACGCTGATCTTCACCTCTCTCAAAGGGGACGTCTATCTCGCGAAAGACACCAACGGCGACGGCGTGGAAGATGAGATGACCCTCTTCGAAGAAGGCCTCTCCGCTCCGTTCGGCATCGTCGCGGATGGCAGCGACATTATCGTTTCACACAAACCCGAAGTCCTCCGGCTTTCCGATACCGATGGAGACGGTCGCGCCGACAAACGGACCATCGTCGCCTCCGGTTGGGGCTTCAACGACAACTACCACGACTGGGCCTCCGGCTGTATTCGCGACAGCAAAGGCAATCTCTACATCGGTCTGGGCAGCGATTACGCCCAGATGAAACGCCCCGACGATCAGATTCACTGGCGGGGCAAGATCCTCAAGATCACCTATAACGGCAACATCGAAGTCCTGGGGCACGCCTTCCGCTACCCCACGGGCCTCGCCATCAACTCCAAAGATGAAATCTTTATCTCCGACCAGCAGGGCGTGCAGAATACCTTCAACGAAATCAACTTCCTGATCCCCGGCAAAGCGTACGGCGTTCCCAGCCAGTCCGACCTGCGGAACAAGGAAAACCTCGAAGAAACCCGTGCCGCGATCCAGGTTCCTCACCCCTGGACCCGCAGTGTGAACGGTCTGACCTGTATTCCGAAGCAGTTCTCCTACGCCAGCCTGTTCGACCATGGACTGGGCTGCGAATACAACAACCGCTTCCTGATCCGCTTTACGCAACAGAAAGTCGGCGACTCCGTTCAGGGAGCCACCTACTACTTCACCCGCGCCGATATCCCTCCTGATGAGTTCAACTTCACCGGACCGATGTCGGTCGCCGTCAGCCCCCAGGGGGATATCTACGTCGGTTCCATCCACGACAGCGGCTGGCTGGGCGGACGCAACACCGGTTCGATCGTCAAGCTAACTCCGAACGGCAATCTGCCGAACGGCATCAAGGAACTCCGTGCGACTGCCGACGGCTTTGAACTCGAATTCTTCTCCCCCGTTGATGCGAAAAAAGCCGCCGATAAAGAGGCCTACACCATCGCCGGCTACACGCGCGTCTGGAGCGGCAGCTACGCCAGCCCCGACAGCGGCCGGTACAAAGTGGAAGTCGAAGGAGTCACCCTCTCCGACGATCACAAAACGGTCCGCCTCAAGGTCAACGAACTCAAGGAAAAATTCGTCTACGAAGTCAACTGCCAGCAGATCGGCACCGGAGACGAAAAACTCTTCCCAGTCACCGGACACTACTCAATGAACCGGATTCCCGAGTAA
- a CDS encoding M20 family metallopeptidase — MDVVQLLKQLIAIPSVNPMGRAVSGDIYFEGRLTQFLCDYFEELGVEYESIEVVPGRNNVIARTPVKEGVPTILMDVHQDTVPAEGMIVPPFEGTEKDGRIYGRGACDVKGSMAAMLMAFTRLIKDNPPDAANVILSCTCDEEATVQGINHLVQLWENPSGLSQILTTPPDLGLVAEPTMLDIVVAHRGATRWKIKTTGKACHSSQPNDGVNAIYRMADVIKALQVYADELTKREAHPLCGPPTLSVGVIEGGDSVNIVPDWCTIEIDRRVIPGEDGIDVMNQVEDYLKEQLPFEFEMLPPWITGVSLSDHNNGAWSDQLLKVIDTMEPGHKKVGVPYGTHAARVNQSGVPSMVFGPGSIAQAHTVDEWVEIDELVKSEEVYYQFCANAGRAV; from the coding sequence ATGGATGTCGTCCAGCTGTTAAAACAACTGATTGCCATTCCCAGCGTGAATCCCATGGGCCGCGCTGTTTCCGGTGATATCTATTTTGAAGGCAGACTGACCCAGTTCCTGTGTGACTATTTCGAAGAACTGGGAGTCGAATACGAATCAATCGAAGTGGTTCCCGGGCGGAATAATGTGATCGCCCGCACGCCGGTTAAAGAGGGTGTGCCCACGATTCTGATGGACGTGCACCAGGATACGGTTCCCGCGGAAGGGATGATCGTCCCCCCCTTTGAAGGGACCGAGAAAGACGGCCGGATTTACGGTCGCGGTGCCTGTGATGTCAAGGGCAGCATGGCGGCGATGCTGATGGCCTTCACGCGGCTCATTAAAGACAATCCTCCCGATGCGGCGAATGTAATTCTCTCCTGTACCTGCGATGAAGAAGCAACCGTGCAGGGCATCAATCACCTGGTGCAGCTCTGGGAGAATCCCAGTGGACTGAGCCAGATTCTGACCACGCCCCCCGATCTGGGACTCGTGGCCGAACCGACGATGCTGGATATCGTGGTGGCTCATCGGGGCGCGACCCGCTGGAAAATCAAGACGACCGGAAAGGCCTGTCACAGCTCACAACCCAATGATGGCGTGAATGCCATCTACCGGATGGCCGATGTGATCAAGGCGCTGCAGGTCTACGCGGATGAGCTGACGAAACGGGAAGCACATCCATTATGCGGTCCACCGACCTTGAGTGTCGGCGTGATCGAAGGGGGCGACAGCGTCAATATTGTGCCGGACTGGTGCACAATTGAAATTGACCGCCGCGTCATTCCTGGCGAAGACGGCATCGATGTGATGAACCAGGTGGAAGACTACCTCAAAGAACAGCTGCCTTTTGAGTTCGAAATGCTGCCGCCGTGGATTACCGGCGTTTCTCTCTCCGATCACAATAATGGTGCATGGAGCGATCAACTGCTGAAGGTGATCGACACCATGGAGCCCGGTCACAAAAAAGTGGGCGTCCCCTATGGTACACACGCAGCCCGTGTGAATCAGAGCGGTGTGCCTTCAATGGTCTTCGGCCCCGGTTCTATCGCCCAGGCTCACACGGTGGATGAGTGGGTCGAAATCGATGAGCTCGTGAAATCGGAAGAGGTATATTACCAGTTCTGTGCCAACGCGGGACGGGCTGTTTAA